A stretch of Canis lupus familiaris isolate Mischka breed German Shepherd chromosome 11, alternate assembly UU_Cfam_GSD_1.0, whole genome shotgun sequence DNA encodes these proteins:
- the LOC119874013 gene encoding uncharacterized protein LOC119874013 isoform X2, with protein sequence MPLPGAGRGWGSGRRTAAVLGGGWGCNVTYLRVRCVCPRLGLPLAYIFPVPPRAQGRRRRTGDCSTVPEAGREPAELGEEPPRPRAEHAAPACSARVHPAQRGGDRAEAVAPGRCLGPDPLHVSPARSHVHRLSPVRRPDVLRINKMKLRATGGQIAPGPPNPSPRQNDPPHHCCLPPQPLRAAGARGASCSPGAPPPARAPSPARGRFAAVINKEGRQAHPSKSCCCMRPSQPPRNVLFKTGLTNMRNLSPLCCASPPLRALAS encoded by the exons ATGCCactgccgggggcggggcgcggctgGGGATCCGGGAGAAGGACTGCAGCGGTGCtcggtgggggctggggctgcaaTGTCACTTATTTGAGGGTCAGGTGTGTATGTCCCAGGCTGGGACTACCACTTGCCTACATCTTCCCGGTACCACCCAGGGCGCAGGGACGGAGGCGGAGGACAGGGGACTGCAGTACCGTCCCCGAAGCGGGACGCGAACCGGCAGAGTTGGGAGAAG AGCCTCCGCGCCCGAGAGCTGAGCATGCTGCCCCCGCGTGCAGCGCCCGCGTGCACCCAGCCCAGAGAGGGGGCGACAGGGCGGAGGCGGTGGCCCCCGGAAGGTGTCTGGGACCGGACCCGCTGCACGTGAGCCCAGCGCGGAGTCATGTGCACCGGCTCAGCCCGGTTCGGCGGCCGGACGTGCTGCgtatcaacaaaatgaaactcAGGGCGACAGGAGGGCAGATAGCTCCAGGTCCTCCGAACCCCAGTCCCCGGCAGAACGACCCCCCCCACCACTGCTGTCTCCCGCCGCAGCCCCTCCGCGCGGCCGGAGCCCGCGGGGCAAGTTGCAGCCCtggcgcgcccccgcccgcccgcgccccctcACCGGCCCGGGGGCGCTTTGCCGCAGTCATTAATAAAGAAGGTCGCCAAGCTCACCCTTCCAAAAGTTGTTGTTGCATGCGCCCCTCTCAGCCTCCCCGCAATGTACTCTTTAAAACAGGACTGACCAACATGCGCAATCTCTCTCCCCTGTGCTGTGCATCCCCCCCCCTCCGCGCCCTGGCTTCCTAG